The following are from one region of the Paenibacillus protaetiae genome:
- a CDS encoding rhamnogalacturonan lyase: MNVKLIAKAACACALSALLVTPVVTPLHPVHAAGPARQMEKLDRGLVAVKVSGGVFVSWRLLGTEPSGISFNLYRNGTKVNASPITSSTNYLDPSGTISSSYTVKAVLNGTEQAASAAVTPWGQNYLTVPIQKPAGGTTPDGVAYTYSANDASVGDLDGDGKYEIVLKWDPSNSKDNSQDGYTGNVYIDAYKLDGTRLWRIDMGKNIRAGAHYTQMMVYDLDGDGKAEIALKTADGTKDGTGQVIGSSTADYRNSAGRILTGPEYLTIFAGATGKILTTVNYDPPRGNVNDWGDNYGNRVDRFLATIAYLDGERPSLVMARGYYTRTVLVAYNWRGGSLTKLWTFDTNSSGNSAYAGQGNHNLTAADVDGDGKDEIVYGAMTVNDNGQSLYNTGLGHGDALHVGDLDPSKAGLEVFKVMENTGATYGAAVWKASNGAIQWGVHTGSDTGRGMAADIDPRYPGEEVWASSGVGLYQINGTKITSTVPSINFGIWWDGDLSRELLDDNHIDKWNYTNSTTTNLLTASGTASNNGTKANPALQADLLGDWREEAVWRTTDSTALRIYTTTDVTSTRLYTLMHDPLYRLDIAWQNVAYNQPPHTSFYLGTGMSTPAAPNIYVTP, translated from the coding sequence ATGAACGTAAAGCTGATCGCCAAGGCTGCCTGTGCGTGTGCATTATCCGCGCTGCTCGTTACGCCTGTTGTCACCCCGCTGCATCCGGTTCACGCTGCCGGGCCAGCTCGGCAAATGGAAAAACTGGACCGCGGCCTCGTGGCGGTAAAAGTAAGCGGCGGCGTATTTGTCAGCTGGAGGCTGCTGGGCACGGAGCCTTCCGGCATCTCGTTTAACCTTTACCGCAACGGAACGAAGGTGAATGCATCGCCGATTACCAGCAGCACCAACTATTTGGACCCGTCCGGGACAATCAGTTCCAGCTATACTGTCAAAGCAGTGCTGAACGGTACGGAGCAAGCAGCTTCTGCAGCGGTTACGCCCTGGGGACAAAACTATTTGACGGTACCGATCCAGAAGCCTGCGGGAGGCACTACACCGGACGGAGTCGCTTACACGTATTCCGCTAATGACGCCAGTGTCGGCGATTTGGACGGGGACGGCAAATATGAAATCGTACTGAAGTGGGACCCTTCCAACTCCAAAGATAATTCACAGGACGGTTATACCGGCAATGTGTACATTGATGCTTACAAGCTCGACGGCACCCGCTTGTGGCGGATTGATATGGGCAAAAATATACGGGCCGGCGCTCATTATACGCAGATGATGGTGTATGATCTGGACGGTGACGGCAAAGCGGAAATCGCTTTGAAAACGGCGGACGGCACCAAGGACGGCACCGGACAGGTGATTGGCAGCTCCACGGCCGACTACCGCAATTCTGCCGGACGGATATTAACCGGTCCGGAATATTTAACGATTTTCGCCGGGGCAACCGGAAAAATATTAACCACCGTTAATTACGATCCGCCGCGCGGCAACGTCAACGACTGGGGCGATAATTACGGCAACCGGGTCGACCGCTTCCTGGCGACAATTGCTTACCTGGACGGCGAACGGCCAAGCCTTGTGATGGCCCGCGGCTATTATACCCGTACCGTGCTTGTCGCGTACAACTGGCGCGGCGGCTCGCTGACGAAGCTGTGGACATTTGACACGAACAGCTCGGGCAATTCGGCTTATGCCGGACAAGGAAACCACAACTTGACCGCTGCCGATGTGGATGGCGACGGCAAGGATGAAATTGTATACGGCGCAATGACGGTGAATGACAACGGACAAAGCTTGTATAATACAGGCCTTGGGCACGGCGATGCTTTGCATGTAGGCGACCTTGATCCGAGCAAGGCAGGGCTGGAAGTGTTTAAGGTAATGGAAAATACGGGAGCAACCTATGGCGCGGCTGTGTGGAAAGCTTCCAACGGGGCAATCCAGTGGGGCGTGCATACCGGCTCCGATACCGGCAGAGGGATGGCTGCGGATATCGACCCGCGTTATCCGGGCGAAGAAGTATGGGCTTCCTCCGGTGTAGGCTTGTACCAAATTAACGGTACCAAAATTACGAGCACGGTTCCGTCCATTAACTTTGGCATTTGGTGGGACGGCGATTTGTCGCGCGAGCTGCTTGATGATAACCATATCGACAAATGGAATTATACCAACAGCACAACAACGAATCTGCTGACCGCCAGCGGAACGGCTTCCAACAACGGCACCAAAGCAAATCCGGCGCTCCAGGCCGATCTGCTGGGCGACTGGCGCGAAGAAGCGGTATGGCGCACAACGGACAGCACGGCATTGCGGATTTATACCACGACCGATGTAACGAGCACAAGGCTGTATACGCTCATGCATGACCCGTTATACCGGCTGGATATTGCTTGGCAGAACGTGGCTTACAACCAGCCGCCGCATACGAGCTTTTATCTCGGCACCGGCATGTCGACGCCAGCAGCTCCCAACATTTATGTGACGCCTTAA
- a CDS encoding ATP-binding protein — MSRLAVMTVGKTHSGKTTFAESLQAQLPGSVMIDQDNHAAFINKHYRGLRPKEGPNRLKFAITQTIADYAVRETDCHLILSNSNRYRTGRLKLLEHYRKEGFICVLVYFDVPDAVLQERVAATERSGDIFRTAASFNEVLIRQQKETDDVFPPTAEEADHLFTINTPDDVPAVIQSIIGLQSL, encoded by the coding sequence ATGAGCAGATTAGCTGTAATGACTGTCGGCAAAACGCATAGCGGCAAAACAACGTTCGCCGAATCGCTTCAGGCGCAGCTGCCGGGCTCGGTCATGATCGACCAGGACAATCATGCCGCGTTCATCAATAAGCATTATCGCGGTTTACGGCCAAAGGAAGGGCCAAATAGGCTTAAATTCGCGATTACGCAAACCATTGCGGATTATGCTGTGCGGGAAACGGACTGCCATTTGATATTAAGCAATTCGAACCGTTACCGAACCGGGCGGTTAAAGCTGCTGGAGCATTACCGGAAGGAAGGTTTTATTTGCGTCCTTGTTTATTTTGATGTTCCGGATGCCGTATTGCAGGAGCGGGTTGCCGCTACTGAACGCAGCGGCGATATTTTCCGGACGGCAGCCAGTTTCAACGAAGTGCTGATCCGGCAGCAAAAGGAAACCGATGACGTATTTCCGCCAACTGCAGAAGAGGCGGACCATTTGTTTACGATCAACACTCCGGACGATGTTCCTGCCGTTATTCAAAGCATTATCGGCCTTCAGTCCCTTTGA
- a CDS encoding carbohydrate ABC transporter permease has product MRRKGVSYSKYGYIFSLPFILVFLVFSLYPILYTAFIGFTDMKGVIPKPIHILDNPFQNFKELIVDNVSFRQSLINTFILWIANFIPQIALALLLTAWFTNRRLNIKGQGAFKVLLYMPNIITASTIAVLFSTLFAYPMGPVNSLFHALGWSDAPIQFLQSRNTARGIVSFIQFWMWYGNTMIVLIAGVMGINPALFEAASIDGASGVQTFFRVTLPSLRTILLYSLITSMIGGLQMFDIPQLFITPAGGPDNATLTTSVFIYGQAFKGSYMYNKAAAASMIMFIIAAVLSALLFYLMRDRGEAKIRKQHKKIEKAAKAAARGM; this is encoded by the coding sequence ATGCGCCGCAAAGGAGTCAGTTACTCGAAATACGGCTATATATTCAGTCTTCCGTTTATATTAGTGTTTCTCGTTTTTTCGTTGTATCCGATTTTATATACCGCCTTCATCGGGTTTACGGATATGAAAGGGGTAATCCCGAAACCGATTCATATTTTGGACAATCCGTTCCAAAACTTTAAAGAACTTATTGTCGATAACGTTTCGTTTAGACAATCTCTCATTAATACATTTATTTTGTGGATTGCCAATTTTATTCCTCAAATCGCGCTGGCGCTTTTGCTTACCGCCTGGTTTACCAACCGGCGTCTCAACATTAAAGGACAAGGCGCTTTCAAAGTTTTACTTTACATGCCGAATATTATCACGGCGAGTACGATCGCTGTGCTTTTCAGCACCCTGTTCGCTTACCCGATGGGTCCTGTAAACAGCTTGTTCCATGCACTTGGATGGTCTGATGCGCCAATCCAATTCCTGCAGAGCAGAAATACGGCTCGGGGCATCGTTTCATTCATCCAGTTCTGGATGTGGTACGGTAATACCATGATCGTTCTGATTGCGGGCGTAATGGGGATTAACCCGGCTCTCTTCGAGGCAGCTTCCATTGACGGGGCAAGCGGAGTACAAACCTTCTTCCGTGTGACACTGCCTAGCCTGAGAACGATTTTGCTGTATTCACTGATCACTTCAATGATCGGCGGCTTGCAAATGTTCGATATTCCGCAGCTGTTCATTACTCCTGCTGGAGGACCGGACAACGCTACTCTTACCACGTCCGTGTTTATTTACGGGCAAGCGTTCAAGGGAAGCTATATGTATAACAAGGCTGCAGCGGCTAGTATGATTATGTTCATTATTGCGGCTGTACTGTCTGCCCTGCTGTTCTATCTGATGCGCGACCGCGGCGAAGCTAAAATCAGAAAACAGCATAAAAAGATCGAAAAAGCTGCAAAAGCAGCGGCAAGGGGGATGTAA
- a CDS encoding class I SAM-dependent methyltransferase has product MNQVIGYYQATDEDSRFSRNSRKIEFLTTTDILDRIVPPGSAILDVGAGTGVYSFYYAEKGHDVTAVDLTPKHIDMIQRKRDNYASDIKLKAAVGDATDLSEYESEMYDVALCFGPVYHLVEEEARNRCFRECLRVLKPGGILAAAYINKFDVMPMLATRDASFLRESVVDKMLNEGVIRSGDADCFWTDAYFTSPDEMEQLLARFGVQVIDHAATDGLSHTIGDHIDRLTDEQFHVWVNYHKRTCRERTIMGISSHGLIAGRKAL; this is encoded by the coding sequence TTGAATCAAGTAATCGGTTATTACCAGGCAACAGATGAAGATTCCCGTTTTTCGCGGAATTCCCGCAAAATCGAGTTTTTGACGACTACAGACATATTGGATCGTATCGTGCCGCCAGGTTCGGCTATTTTGGATGTAGGAGCGGGTACAGGCGTTTATTCCTTTTATTATGCGGAGAAGGGGCATGATGTGACGGCTGTCGATTTGACGCCCAAGCATATTGACATGATACAGCGCAAGCGGGACAATTACGCATCGGATATTAAGCTGAAGGCGGCAGTGGGCGATGCAACCGATCTGAGCGAATATGAATCGGAAATGTACGATGTCGCGTTGTGCTTTGGCCCGGTTTATCATCTCGTAGAGGAAGAAGCCCGGAACCGCTGCTTCCGTGAATGTTTAAGAGTACTGAAGCCGGGCGGCATACTGGCCGCCGCTTATATTAATAAATTTGACGTTATGCCGATGCTGGCGACAAGGGACGCTTCCTTCTTGAGAGAAAGCGTCGTGGACAAAATGTTAAACGAAGGCGTCATACGCTCGGGAGATGCCGATTGCTTCTGGACGGACGCTTATTTTACAAGCCCGGACGAGATGGAACAGCTGCTGGCCCGGTTTGGCGTACAGGTCATTGACCACGCTGCAACAGACGGGTTAAGCCACACGATCGGCGACCATATCGACCGGCTGACGGACGAGCAGTTTCATGTCTGGGTGAATTATCATAAACGGACATGCCGTGAACGGACGATTATGGGCATCAGCAGCCACGGGCTAATCGCAGGGCGGAAAGCGTTATGA
- a CDS encoding polysaccharide deacetylase family protein has translation MNRIALCFPGGRHKALTFSYDDGHVADRKLVAMMNRYGLRGTFHLNAGLLGQGDKIAADEVRTLYSGHEVSAHTLTHPTIERCPNEQIVYEVMEDRKRLEQLAGYPVRGMSYPNGSYNERIKSLLPGLGIEYARTVGSSGQFGMPKHWLEWQATCHHNNGLLQHAETFAGLHKTQYLYLMYVWGHSYEFDRDGNWELMEQFCRLAGGRETIWYATNIEIVDYMNAFDRLKFGAGMNVVYNPSAASVWLNVNGQTTEVKGGTQLILEND, from the coding sequence ATGAACCGAATTGCGTTATGTTTTCCCGGCGGGCGCCATAAAGCGCTGACGTTCAGCTATGACGACGGCCATGTGGCCGACCGTAAATTAGTGGCGATGATGAATCGCTATGGGCTGCGCGGGACGTTCCATTTGAACGCCGGCTTACTGGGGCAAGGCGATAAAATCGCGGCGGACGAAGTCCGTACACTGTACAGCGGGCATGAAGTGTCGGCGCATACGTTAACGCATCCTACCATTGAACGGTGCCCCAACGAGCAGATTGTGTATGAGGTGATGGAGGACCGCAAAAGGCTGGAGCAGCTGGCCGGGTACCCGGTCCGCGGCATGTCCTACCCGAACGGCTCGTATAATGAGCGGATTAAGAGCCTCCTGCCCGGGCTCGGCATCGAATATGCCCGTACCGTCGGCAGCAGCGGCCAATTTGGCATGCCGAAACATTGGCTGGAGTGGCAGGCAACCTGCCATCATAACAACGGCTTGCTGCAGCATGCGGAAACGTTTGCCGGTCTGCACAAAACGCAATATTTATATTTAATGTACGTATGGGGACACAGCTATGAATTTGACCGCGACGGCAATTGGGAGCTGATGGAGCAGTTCTGCCGTCTGGCAGGCGGCCGCGAAACTATTTGGTATGCAACCAATATTGAAATCGTAGATTACATGAATGCTTTTGACCGGCTTAAATTTGGCGCAGGCATGAACGTGGTATACAATCCTTCGGCAGCAAGCGTCTGGCTGAACGTGAACGGGCAGACGACAGAAGTAAAGGGCGGAACGCAGCTCATACTTGAAAATGATTGA
- a CDS encoding MaoC family dehydratase, with protein MKYDDFEIGQTYETAQYLFTKADIMAFASEYDPQYMHLDEAKAAQGRFGGIIASGMQTMAVAFKLWVQLGMYGDEVVAGTGMNNVRFIRPVYPGNRIRTKAEVIGKTDKNSDNGIVTVLLTAVNEKDERVFTAELSALIRK; from the coding sequence TTGAAATACGATGATTTTGAAATAGGACAAACTTACGAAACAGCACAATATTTGTTTACCAAAGCTGATATTATGGCGTTTGCAAGCGAATATGATCCCCAATATATGCATCTGGATGAAGCGAAAGCGGCGCAGGGGAGATTCGGCGGCATTATTGCCTCCGGCATGCAGACGATGGCAGTAGCGTTTAAGCTGTGGGTGCAGCTGGGCATGTACGGCGACGAGGTTGTAGCCGGAACCGGAATGAACAACGTCCGGTTTATCCGGCCGGTCTATCCGGGCAACCGGATCCGGACGAAAGCGGAAGTGATCGGCAAAACCGATAAAAATAGCGACAACGGTATTGTAACCGTGTTATTAACGGCGGTAAACGAAAAGGATGAACGAGTGTTTACGGCCGAGCTTTCGGCGCTGATCCGCAAATAA
- a CDS encoding carbohydrate ABC transporter substrate-binding protein — protein MTQKYLQTHPDANVEFKTTVIATTDGAYQPALDQALAGGGKDAPDLYAAESAFVLKYTQGDASDYAANYSDLGLTDQMVKDAGIAQYSVDIGTKDGQLKALGYQATGGAFIYRRSIAKDVFGTDDPAAIKNEIGPGWDKFFAAAEKLKAKGDAIVSGDGDIWHPIENSSDKGWIVDGKLHIDPKREQFLDFSKKLKDNGYSNDTQDWQDAWFADMSGSGPKPVFGFFGPAWLINYTMSGQVKDTNGDWAVTEPTTGFFWGGTWLLANKAVEQDDAKKQAVADFIKWVTLDTSDTGLQYYWANGTMKDGEQGTKDSVASSVVMAKSNGEVPLLGGQNMFDAFVPANANATGKNLTQYDETINQIWRDQVRAYTSGSKSRDQALADFKQTVKDQLGIDSE, from the coding sequence ATGACTCAAAAATATTTGCAAACGCATCCAGATGCTAATGTTGAATTCAAAACGACTGTTATCGCCACGACAGACGGCGCGTATCAGCCTGCGCTTGACCAAGCACTGGCTGGCGGCGGCAAAGATGCTCCGGACCTCTATGCTGCAGAATCGGCGTTTGTACTCAAGTATACACAAGGCGACGCATCTGACTATGCGGCGAACTACTCCGACCTTGGTCTTACTGACCAAATGGTGAAGGACGCAGGCATTGCTCAATATTCCGTTGATATCGGTACGAAAGACGGCCAATTGAAAGCGCTTGGCTATCAAGCGACTGGCGGTGCGTTCATCTATCGTCGTTCGATTGCTAAAGACGTATTCGGTACGGATGACCCGGCTGCAATCAAGAACGAAATCGGCCCAGGCTGGGATAAGTTCTTCGCAGCAGCTGAAAAGCTGAAAGCAAAAGGCGACGCAATTGTTTCCGGTGACGGCGACATCTGGCACCCAATCGAAAACAGCTCTGACAAAGGCTGGATCGTAGACGGCAAGCTGCATATCGACCCTAAGCGTGAACAATTCCTTGATTTCTCCAAAAAGCTGAAAGACAACGGTTACAGCAATGATACGCAAGACTGGCAAGATGCTTGGTTTGCAGATATGTCCGGCTCTGGCCCTAAACCGGTATTTGGCTTCTTCGGCCCGGCATGGCTGATTAACTATACGATGAGCGGTCAAGTGAAAGACACAAACGGCGACTGGGCTGTTACGGAACCAACAACCGGCTTCTTCTGGGGCGGTACTTGGCTGCTGGCTAACAAAGCAGTAGAGCAAGACGATGCTAAAAAACAAGCTGTTGCCGATTTCATCAAATGGGTAACACTGGATACTTCCGACACTGGCCTCCAATACTACTGGGCTAACGGAACGATGAAAGACGGCGAGCAAGGCACGAAAGACAGCGTTGCATCCTCCGTTGTTATGGCGAAATCCAACGGCGAAGTGCCGCTGCTCGGCGGTCAAAACATGTTTGACGCATTCGTTCCGGCTAACGCTAATGCAACAGGTAAAAACCTGACGCAATATGACGAAACGATCAACCAAATCTGGCGTGACCAAGTACGTGCATATACTTCGGGCAGCAAGAGCCGCGATCAAGCTCTCGCAGATTTCAAACAAACAGTTAAAGATCAGCTCGGCATCGATAGCGAATAA
- a CDS encoding DUF1349 domain-containing protein codes for MEKTWILNEQFDSGRMDERLEWYCEPGTWKLSSSGLMLETDEQTDYWQRTHYGFQVDNGHFLFKRTNRNFRMTAKVEALPQSKYDQAGLMIRYSEEVWVKTSLEYIPDGQSKLGAVVTNRGYSDWSTQLVDWAAVPLYFRISKIGQNVYVDYSWNGESWTQIRIAHLDVPEHSSIQAGIYACSPQGKGMKVHVHNLTIEELGSDPEQAYL; via the coding sequence ATGGAGAAGACATGGATTTTGAATGAACAGTTCGACAGCGGCCGTATGGACGAACGGCTGGAATGGTATTGCGAGCCGGGCACATGGAAGTTGTCTTCGTCCGGGCTTATGCTGGAAACGGATGAACAAACCGATTATTGGCAGAGGACCCATTACGGTTTTCAAGTGGATAACGGGCACTTCCTGTTTAAGAGAACGAACCGGAACTTTCGAATGACTGCAAAAGTCGAAGCTTTGCCGCAATCCAAATACGATCAGGCCGGCTTGATGATCCGGTATTCGGAAGAGGTGTGGGTAAAAACATCGCTGGAATACATACCGGACGGCCAAAGCAAGCTGGGAGCCGTTGTGACAAACCGGGGATATTCGGATTGGTCAACCCAGCTCGTAGATTGGGCAGCTGTCCCGCTTTATTTCCGCATATCGAAAATTGGTCAAAATGTTTATGTGGATTATTCATGGAACGGGGAGAGCTGGACTCAGATTCGAATTGCTCACCTGGACGTGCCGGAGCATTCCAGCATTCAGGCCGGGATATACGCATGCAGCCCGCAAGGGAAAGGCATGAAGGTGCATGTTCACAATTTGACGATTGAGGAGTTAGGTTCGGATCCGGAGCAAGCTTATTTATAA
- a CDS encoding MFS transporter, which yields MEASLARNHERGFYKLSGLQRIGFGSGDLAQNLIYNTVSTYLLFFYTNVFGINPAAAATMFLVVRIIDAIWDPVVGTIVDKHSTRFGKYRGYLVFAGLPLSVLAILIFWNGFSGSLLYAYITYVGLSMLYTFLNVPYGALNASLTRDNDEITKLTTTRMFLANLGGLAVAYGVPVLVKLFSSDGTWDTKSSASGWLITMAIYAGVGFLILLFCFSQTKEKVVMDDAKQEEVKVSDLVTEFKRNKPLRILAFFFITAFAMMSIGNAGGSYYMQYVVQASDDVQWFNALGSIPAFIFLPLVPKIKKMIGKKGMFLVFLGIAILGMLFIYLIPNPQNHITLVLIAQFIKSTGIIVATGYMWALVPEVISYGELQSGKRISGVVNALTGFFFKFGMALGGVVPGFVLSMTGYVAGDEHQSAFAQQGILWLVAVLPAILLIVAMIIISKYDLTDEKIYEINKQIESRSSSI from the coding sequence ATGGAAGCGAGTTTGGCGAGAAATCATGAGAGGGGATTTTATAAATTATCCGGATTGCAGCGCATTGGATTTGGGTCCGGCGATTTAGCGCAAAATCTCATTTATAATACGGTTTCCACGTATTTATTGTTTTTTTATACTAATGTATTTGGCATAAATCCTGCAGCTGCAGCTACCATGTTTCTGGTCGTGCGGATTATTGATGCCATTTGGGATCCGGTTGTAGGCACAATTGTCGATAAGCATTCTACGCGCTTTGGTAAATATAGAGGTTATCTCGTATTCGCAGGGCTCCCATTATCCGTGTTGGCCATACTTATATTTTGGAACGGTTTCTCCGGCAGCCTGCTTTATGCGTACATCACCTATGTAGGTTTGTCTATGCTTTACACGTTCTTAAATGTGCCTTATGGCGCGCTTAATGCTTCGTTAACCCGTGACAATGATGAAATTACGAAACTGACGACCACACGTATGTTTCTGGCTAACCTGGGCGGCCTTGCGGTTGCGTACGGCGTTCCGGTGCTTGTAAAGCTGTTTTCTAGCGATGGCACGTGGGATACGAAATCAAGCGCTTCCGGCTGGCTTATCACAATGGCGATTTATGCTGGCGTAGGTTTTCTGATTTTGCTGTTTTGCTTCAGCCAGACGAAAGAAAAAGTTGTCATGGACGACGCGAAACAGGAAGAAGTCAAAGTTTCGGACCTGGTCACCGAATTCAAACGGAATAAACCGCTGCGGATTTTAGCTTTCTTCTTTATTACTGCATTTGCCATGATGTCGATTGGTAATGCCGGCGGTTCTTATTATATGCAATATGTTGTACAAGCATCGGATGATGTTCAATGGTTTAATGCTTTAGGTTCAATACCTGCATTTATCTTTTTGCCTTTAGTTCCTAAAATCAAAAAAATGATCGGCAAAAAAGGCATGTTTCTCGTATTTTTAGGTATCGCGATTTTAGGGATGCTCTTTATTTATCTCATACCGAATCCGCAAAACCATATTACGCTGGTACTTATAGCTCAATTCATCAAATCGACAGGTATCATTGTAGCAACCGGATACATGTGGGCGTTAGTTCCTGAAGTCATCTCCTACGGAGAGCTCCAATCCGGCAAACGCATCTCCGGCGTTGTTAATGCTTTGACAGGGTTCTTTTTCAAATTTGGCATGGCGCTCGGCGGCGTTGTACCGGGATTTGTTCTGAGCATGACCGGTTATGTAGCTGGAGACGAACATCAATCCGCATTTGCGCAGCAAGGTATTTTGTGGCTGGTTGCGGTACTGCCGGCGATTCTGCTGATCGTAGCCATGATTATTATTTCCAAATATGATTTAACTGATGAAAAAATTTATGAAATTAATAAGCAAATCGAAAGCCGCAGCAGCAGCATTTAA
- a CDS encoding carbohydrate ABC transporter permease, which translates to MARTESITARRINKTIIYVVCIVLALLSILPFWIMFVNATRSTPEIQRGLSLLPSSHLMTNWHVLTSKSFDPLKGFLNSLIVSGFSTICAVYFSSLTAYGLVVYNWKLRQPFFTFIMCVMMIPAQASAIGFYQFMYHMHWTNNFLPLILPAIASPAIVFFMRQYLLATLSLEIVEASRIDGSGEFATFNRIILPIMMPAIATQAIFAFVASWNNLFMPLILLTDKAKYTLPIMVSLLRGDIYKTEFGSIYMGLSLTALPLFVIYFLLSRYIIAGVALGGVKE; encoded by the coding sequence ATGGCGAGAACCGAGAGCATTACAGCACGCAGAATTAACAAAACGATCATTTACGTCGTCTGCATCGTCCTGGCGCTGCTCAGCATCCTTCCATTCTGGATCATGTTCGTGAACGCTACGCGTTCGACACCTGAAATCCAAAGGGGTCTCTCGTTGCTGCCGTCCTCTCATTTGATGACCAACTGGCATGTCCTGACCAGCAAAAGCTTCGATCCGCTGAAAGGGTTTCTGAACTCGTTAATCGTTTCCGGCTTTTCAACGATTTGTGCCGTTTATTTCTCGTCTTTGACGGCATACGGGCTCGTGGTATACAACTGGAAATTGCGTCAGCCGTTCTTTACCTTTATCATGTGCGTTATGATGATTCCGGCACAAGCAAGCGCCATCGGTTTCTACCAGTTCATGTACCATATGCACTGGACGAACAACTTCCTGCCGCTTATTTTGCCAGCGATTGCATCTCCGGCGATTGTGTTCTTTATGCGCCAATATTTGCTGGCGACGCTGTCGCTTGAAATTGTAGAGGCATCACGTATCGACGGTTCGGGCGAGTTCGCTACGTTCAACCGGATCATCCTGCCGATTATGATGCCGGCTATCGCAACACAAGCGATTTTTGCGTTTGTAGCGAGCTGGAACAACTTGTTTATGCCGCTGATCCTGCTGACGGATAAAGCAAAGTATACACTGCCAATTATGGTAAGCCTGCTTCGCGGTGATATTTACAAGACCGAGTTCGGCTCGATTTACATGGGGCTGTCTCTGACAGCATTGCCGCTGTTTGTGATCTACTTCTTGTTATCCCGCTATATTATCGCGGGCGTAGCGCTTGGCGGCGTTAAAGAATAA
- a CDS encoding ROK family transcriptional regulator, translated as MIMKTDQDVMRENNKKLVLKTLFNTDQTSRSSIADQINLQKSTVSSIIRELQDEGLIEELGIGEASNIGGRRPNLIRFNHKFGFVLAFDLGVKHLRYSINYINGELIRHVSTRLYTNKVKDIFEMMKEIILDVKKNDDTPNGLVGIAIALHAPVSNNRILYSPFLDFQTFNLIDALKELIDVPVIIENEANLTAIYVRDFYRHDQNVQFDNILALNIHNGIGVGTIIEGRLYTGLNGLSGEIGRSIIMSANKKTHRLEEIYSEKAVLDQIGQLKNIPDFTLEDFISFMEKKDEQILAIMEQWVTAIAQLTYNLIQYSAPDAVFLSSRFIAFFPQLLDEIIKEYTAFDPLGSTQIISIDRHIHELTLFGGAALVSRQILGLESYDLFFKK; from the coding sequence ATGATTATGAAAACTGATCAGGATGTTATGAGAGAAAATAACAAAAAATTGGTATTAAAAACTCTATTTAATACTGATCAGACGTCAAGAAGTTCAATAGCTGACCAAATTAATCTGCAAAAGTCGACGGTTTCTTCCATCATTCGTGAGCTTCAAGACGAAGGCTTGATCGAAGAGCTGGGAATTGGCGAAGCTTCCAACATCGGCGGGCGCAGACCAAACTTAATACGTTTTAACCACAAATTCGGATTTGTATTGGCGTTTGATTTGGGTGTTAAACATCTCAGGTATTCGATCAATTATATTAATGGCGAGCTCATTCGCCATGTTTCCACCAGATTGTATACGAATAAAGTAAAAGATATTTTTGAGATGATGAAGGAAATTATTTTAGATGTGAAAAAAAATGACGATACCCCAAACGGACTGGTTGGGATCGCCATTGCGCTTCATGCGCCGGTATCCAATAATCGCATATTGTACAGCCCTTTCCTGGACTTTCAAACCTTTAACTTAATTGATGCACTAAAGGAATTGATTGATGTTCCCGTCATTATTGAGAATGAAGCTAATCTTACGGCCATTTATGTCCGGGATTTTTACCGGCATGACCAGAATGTCCAATTCGATAATATTTTAGCGTTAAATATCCATAACGGGATTGGTGTTGGGACCATTATTGAAGGGCGCCTGTACACGGGTCTAAACGGATTATCCGGCGAGATCGGCCGGTCGATTATTATGTCAGCGAACAAAAAGACGCACCGTCTAGAAGAGATCTATTCCGAGAAAGCGGTACTGGACCAGATTGGCCAGCTGAAGAACATCCCGGATTTCACATTGGAAGATTTTATTTCTTTTATGGAGAAAAAGGATGAGCAAATTTTGGCGATCATGGAGCAATGGGTTACAGCTATCGCGCAGCTTACTTATAATTTGATCCAATACAGTGCCCCTGATGCTGTGTTTCTTTCCTCGCGTTTCATCGCTTTTTTTCCGCAATTATTAGACGAGATTATTAAGGAATATACGGCATTTGATCCGCTTGGATCTACACAAATTATATCGATTGACCGCCATATCCACGAATTAACGCTGTTTGGCGGAGCGGCTTTAGTTTCCAGACAAATTTTAGGGTTGGAATCGTATGATTTATTTTTCAAAAAGTAA